The Triticum aestivum cultivar Chinese Spring chromosome 7B, IWGSC CS RefSeq v2.1, whole genome shotgun sequence genome window below encodes:
- the LOC123156714 gene encoding uncharacterized protein isoform X2 — protein sequence MLRLRLHPCPRFSPPGSHPAFPRQLAASPLPELPFQSTVTALRTRAPPLQAAVSRAASGEEQRGVYEDEEDADLDNALTKTRQLVECAMFASVAGLAYFLSNSLAIENYFSCFFQLPIVISSLRWGLEAGRKTMVATVLLLFTLSGPVKASTYLLMHGVVGLAMGTMWRLETDWIASIIICSIIRAVGACGYVLVSSFLIRENILQLITVNVHASLTYILAAAGVNAIPSMDAIYVIFGTLLLLNCGFFVFILHIIYTIFLTKLGIKPSLRPPRWLGKTTFS from the exons ATGCTTCGCCTTCGCCTCCATCCTTGCCCACGCTTCTCTCCGCCGGGATCCCACCCCGCCTTCCCTCGCCAGTTGGCCGCCTCTCCGCTCCCAGAGCTCCCCTTCCAATCCACCGTCACCGCGCTCagaacccgagcccctccgctccAGGCCGCCGTCAGCCGAGCAGCCTCCGGAGAGGAGCAACGGGGCGTTTATGAGGACGAAGAAGACGCGGACCTGGACAATGCACTCACCAAGACACGGCAGCTCGTCGAGTGCGCCATGTTTGCATCTGTTGCTGGTCTCGCGTACTTCCTCAGCAACTCCCTCGCCATCGAG AATTACTTCAGCTGCTTTTTCCAATTGCCGATAGTCATCTCCTCCTTGAGATGGGGATTAGAAGCTGGTAGGAAGACCATG GTGGCTACTGTTTTACTGCTCTTCACATTGTCTGGCCCTGTCAAAGCATCGACTTATCTG CTTATGCACGGGGTAGTTGGTCTAGCCATGGGTACTATGTGGAG GTTGGAGACCGATTGGATTGCTTCCATCATAATCTGCTCAATT ATCCGTGCGGTGGGAGCTTGTGGATATGTGTTAGTGTCATCGTTCCTGATACGAGAAAATATTCTTCAATTG ATAACCGTTAACGTGCATGCCTCCTTAACGTACATTCTGGCAGCGGCTGGTGTGAACGCAATTccatccatggatgcaatatatgTAATCTTTGGGACACTG CTTCTACTTAATTGTGGATTCTTTGTCTTCATACTGCACATAATCTACACAATCTTCCTGACCAAGCTTGGAATCAAGCCTTCGCTGAGACCTCCACGATGGCTGGGCAAAACAACTTTTAGTTGA
- the LOC123156714 gene encoding uncharacterized protein isoform X1 produces MLRLRLHPCPRFSPPGSHPAFPRQLAASPLPELPFQSTVTALRTRAPPLQAAVSRAASGEEQRGVYEDEEDADLDNALTKTRQLVECAMFASVAGLAYFLSNSLAIENYFSCFFQLPIVISSLRWGLEAGRKTMVATVLLLFTLSGPVKASTYLLMHGVVGLAMGTMWRLETDWIASIIICSIFALQIRAVGACGYVLVSSFLIRENILQLITVNVHASLTYILAAAGVNAIPSMDAIYVIFGTLLLLNCGFFVFILHIIYTIFLTKLGIKPSLRPPRWLGKTTFS; encoded by the exons ATGCTTCGCCTTCGCCTCCATCCTTGCCCACGCTTCTCTCCGCCGGGATCCCACCCCGCCTTCCCTCGCCAGTTGGCCGCCTCTCCGCTCCCAGAGCTCCCCTTCCAATCCACCGTCACCGCGCTCagaacccgagcccctccgctccAGGCCGCCGTCAGCCGAGCAGCCTCCGGAGAGGAGCAACGGGGCGTTTATGAGGACGAAGAAGACGCGGACCTGGACAATGCACTCACCAAGACACGGCAGCTCGTCGAGTGCGCCATGTTTGCATCTGTTGCTGGTCTCGCGTACTTCCTCAGCAACTCCCTCGCCATCGAG AATTACTTCAGCTGCTTTTTCCAATTGCCGATAGTCATCTCCTCCTTGAGATGGGGATTAGAAGCTGGTAGGAAGACCATG GTGGCTACTGTTTTACTGCTCTTCACATTGTCTGGCCCTGTCAAAGCATCGACTTATCTG CTTATGCACGGGGTAGTTGGTCTAGCCATGGGTACTATGTGGAG GTTGGAGACCGATTGGATTGCTTCCATCATAATCTGCTCAATT TTTGCTTTGCAGATCCGTGCGGTGGGAGCTTGTGGATATGTGTTAGTGTCATCGTTCCTGATACGAGAAAATATTCTTCAATTG ATAACCGTTAACGTGCATGCCTCCTTAACGTACATTCTGGCAGCGGCTGGTGTGAACGCAATTccatccatggatgcaatatatgTAATCTTTGGGACACTG CTTCTACTTAATTGTGGATTCTTTGTCTTCATACTGCACATAATCTACACAATCTTCCTGACCAAGCTTGGAATCAAGCCTTCGCTGAGACCTCCACGATGGCTGGGCAAAACAACTTTTAGTTGA
- the LOC123156714 gene encoding uncharacterized protein isoform X3: MLRLRLHPCPRFSPPGSHPAFPRQLAASPLPELPFQSTVTALRTRAPPLQAAVSRAASGEEQRGVYEDEEDADLDNALTKTRQLVECAMFASVAGLAYFLSNSLAIENYFSCFFQLPIVISSLRWGLEAGRKTMVATVLLLFTLSGPVKASTYLIRAVGACGYVLVSSFLIRENILQLITVNVHASLTYILAAAGVNAIPSMDAIYVIFGTLLLLNCGFFVFILHIIYTIFLTKLGIKPSLRPPRWLGKTTFS, from the exons ATGCTTCGCCTTCGCCTCCATCCTTGCCCACGCTTCTCTCCGCCGGGATCCCACCCCGCCTTCCCTCGCCAGTTGGCCGCCTCTCCGCTCCCAGAGCTCCCCTTCCAATCCACCGTCACCGCGCTCagaacccgagcccctccgctccAGGCCGCCGTCAGCCGAGCAGCCTCCGGAGAGGAGCAACGGGGCGTTTATGAGGACGAAGAAGACGCGGACCTGGACAATGCACTCACCAAGACACGGCAGCTCGTCGAGTGCGCCATGTTTGCATCTGTTGCTGGTCTCGCGTACTTCCTCAGCAACTCCCTCGCCATCGAG AATTACTTCAGCTGCTTTTTCCAATTGCCGATAGTCATCTCCTCCTTGAGATGGGGATTAGAAGCTGGTAGGAAGACCATG GTGGCTACTGTTTTACTGCTCTTCACATTGTCTGGCCCTGTCAAAGCATCGACTTATCTG ATCCGTGCGGTGGGAGCTTGTGGATATGTGTTAGTGTCATCGTTCCTGATACGAGAAAATATTCTTCAATTG ATAACCGTTAACGTGCATGCCTCCTTAACGTACATTCTGGCAGCGGCTGGTGTGAACGCAATTccatccatggatgcaatatatgTAATCTTTGGGACACTG CTTCTACTTAATTGTGGATTCTTTGTCTTCATACTGCACATAATCTACACAATCTTCCTGACCAAGCTTGGAATCAAGCCTTCGCTGAGACCTCCACGATGGCTGGGCAAAACAACTTTTAGTTGA